In Scylla paramamosain isolate STU-SP2022 chromosome 1, ASM3559412v1, whole genome shotgun sequence, one DNA window encodes the following:
- the LOC135110969 gene encoding uncharacterized protein LOC135110969 isoform X1, whose translation MGNMLELPLLHPLTTGSVATTLDTLQDTTTPPVNSDLPHMPPSPEEEEEEEEAEQEVVDLESYQPCVVDLTHEDEDDVDVVAVVPREQSIIYLGTEQRRSNRRRNTSNTTAPPPALEDLTRPDQQQHSIFESGGGDGGGNTREEEGIVLGGERQNNWLMDAPSIDFQNPNLVFGNLLDDYSLEGGDSHVPRRLNPLREFRPSHRRQGSRSRSPQISDYSREVTRTPEIVQDVHEMQSEVEGRRSPSHHNITQVPLVHNAVQIVAQEHNQKVAQITAPLPPPSPPPREQPIVSCLVCLDSAGTIKETSRTLCSTVCGHVFCSTCLEEAVKRKKQCPVCRKKLTKKQYHPLFI comes from the exons ATGGGAAATATG CTGGAGTTACCGCTGTTACACCCATTGACCACTGGGTCAGTGGCCACCACCCTAGATACCCTACAAGATACCACCACCCCTCCAGTCAACAGTGACCTTCCTCACATGCCTCCTTcacctgaagaggaggaggaagaggaagaagcagaacaagaggTGGTAGATTTGGAGTCCTATCAGCCTTGTGTGGTGGACCTCACacatgaggatgaggatgatgtggatgtggtggctgtggtgccTCGAGAACAATCAATAATA tACTTGGGGACTGAGCAAAGGAGAAGCAACAGAAGGAGAAACACAAGTAACACAACAGCTCCACCACCAGCCCTAGAGGACCTCACACGCCCtgaccagcagcagcacagcatATTTGAGAgcggtggtggagatggtggtggcaacactagagaagaggaaggcattgtgctaggaggagaaagacaaaataattgGTTAATGGATGCACCATCAATAGACTTCCAGAACCCCAATCTTGTCTTTGGAAATCTCCTGGACGACTACTCACTGGAAGGAGGAGACAGCCACGTTCCCCGCCGACTCAACCCACTCAGGGAATTCCGTCCTTCCCACAGAC GTCAAGGAAGCAGATCCAGGTCACCTCAGATTTCAGACTATTCTCGGGAGGTTACGCGCACCCCAGAGATAGTCCAAGATGTACATGAAATGCAGTCTGAAGTTGAGGGCAGGAGGTCTCCCTCACACCACAACATAACTCAGGTGCCCCTTGTACACAATGCAGTACAGATTGTGGCTCAAGAGCACAACCAGAAGGTAGCACAAATCACTGCCCCTCTGCCCCCACCCAGTCCTCCACCGAGAGAGCAGCCCATCGTCTCCTGCCTGGTGTGTTTGGACTCAGCAGGCACCATCAAAGAAACTTCCCGTACCTTGTGCTCAACTGTGTGTGGACATGTTTTCTGTTCAACCTGTCTGGAGGAAGCGGTTAAACGGAAAAAACAGTGCCCAGTCTGTCGGAAAAAACTGACAAAGAAACAGTATCATCCACTCTTCATCTAA
- the LOC135110969 gene encoding uncharacterized protein LOC135110969 isoform X2 yields the protein MDKLELPLLHPLTTGSVATTLDTLQDTTTPPVNSDLPHMPPSPEEEEEEEEAEQEVVDLESYQPCVVDLTHEDEDDVDVVAVVPREQSIIYLGTEQRRSNRRRNTSNTTAPPPALEDLTRPDQQQHSIFESGGGDGGGNTREEEGIVLGGERQNNWLMDAPSIDFQNPNLVFGNLLDDYSLEGGDSHVPRRLNPLREFRPSHRRQGSRSRSPQISDYSREVTRTPEIVQDVHEMQSEVEGRRSPSHHNITQVPLVHNAVQIVAQEHNQKVAQITAPLPPPSPPPREQPIVSCLVCLDSAGTIKETSRTLCSTVCGHVFCSTCLEEAVKRKKQCPVCRKKLTKKQYHPLFI from the exons ATGGATAAG CTGGAGTTACCGCTGTTACACCCATTGACCACTGGGTCAGTGGCCACCACCCTAGATACCCTACAAGATACCACCACCCCTCCAGTCAACAGTGACCTTCCTCACATGCCTCCTTcacctgaagaggaggaggaagaggaagaagcagaacaagaggTGGTAGATTTGGAGTCCTATCAGCCTTGTGTGGTGGACCTCACacatgaggatgaggatgatgtggatgtggtggctgtggtgccTCGAGAACAATCAATAATA tACTTGGGGACTGAGCAAAGGAGAAGCAACAGAAGGAGAAACACAAGTAACACAACAGCTCCACCACCAGCCCTAGAGGACCTCACACGCCCtgaccagcagcagcacagcatATTTGAGAgcggtggtggagatggtggtggcaacactagagaagaggaaggcattgtgctaggaggagaaagacaaaataattgGTTAATGGATGCACCATCAATAGACTTCCAGAACCCCAATCTTGTCTTTGGAAATCTCCTGGACGACTACTCACTGGAAGGAGGAGACAGCCACGTTCCCCGCCGACTCAACCCACTCAGGGAATTCCGTCCTTCCCACAGAC GTCAAGGAAGCAGATCCAGGTCACCTCAGATTTCAGACTATTCTCGGGAGGTTACGCGCACCCCAGAGATAGTCCAAGATGTACATGAAATGCAGTCTGAAGTTGAGGGCAGGAGGTCTCCCTCACACCACAACATAACTCAGGTGCCCCTTGTACACAATGCAGTACAGATTGTGGCTCAAGAGCACAACCAGAAGGTAGCACAAATCACTGCCCCTCTGCCCCCACCCAGTCCTCCACCGAGAGAGCAGCCCATCGTCTCCTGCCTGGTGTGTTTGGACTCAGCAGGCACCATCAAAGAAACTTCCCGTACCTTGTGCTCAACTGTGTGTGGACATGTTTTCTGTTCAACCTGTCTGGAGGAAGCGGTTAAACGGAAAAAACAGTGCCCAGTCTGTCGGAAAAAACTGACAAAGAAACAGTATCATCCACTCTTCATCTAA